A window of Corallococcus macrosporus DSM 14697 contains these coding sequences:
- a CDS encoding putative ABC transporter permease, whose translation MLSRFLVYGCVGWVLEVMFTGAGAALKKDRNATARTYLWMHPIYGGTALALEEVSARLKPLPRPLRALAYTGFIFGAEYGTGWLLKRLLGRCPWDYAPHRWSVHGLIRLDYAPAWYLTALLFEPVRDTLLHVTSEALRQTPEYRDAEAQGTLPPAALPEEKPLEAGLVAARFEAAQSEPTPVP comes from the coding sequence GTGCTTTCAAGATTCCTCGTCTATGGGTGTGTGGGTTGGGTGCTGGAGGTGATGTTCACCGGCGCGGGCGCCGCGCTGAAGAAGGACCGGAACGCCACCGCGCGCACCTACCTGTGGATGCACCCCATCTACGGAGGCACGGCCCTGGCGCTGGAGGAGGTCTCCGCCCGGCTCAAGCCCCTGCCCCGGCCGCTGCGGGCGCTGGCCTACACGGGGTTCATCTTCGGCGCGGAGTACGGCACGGGCTGGCTGCTCAAGCGCCTGCTCGGCCGCTGCCCGTGGGACTACGCGCCGCACAGGTGGAGCGTGCACGGCCTCATCCGCCTGGATTACGCCCCGGCCTGGTACCTTACCGCCCTGCTGTTCGAGCCCGTGCGTGACACGCTGCTCCACGTCACCAGCGAGGCCCTGCGCCAGACGCCGGAGTACCGCGACGCCGAGGCCCAGGGGACGCTGCCGCCCGCCGCGCTCCCCGAGGAGAAACCGCTGGAGGCGGGCCTGGTGGCCGCGCGCTTCGAAGCCGCGCAGTCCGAGCCCACACCCGTTCCCTGA
- a CDS encoding rod shape-determining protein, whose product MFDWLHTLFSRDLAIDLGTANTLIYIRGQGIVSNEPSVVAVQQDARGGKKVLAVGKEAKEMLGRTPGNIVAIRPMKDGVIADFEITAAMLRYFIQSAHNRKTLVNPRIIIGIPSGITEVERRAVREAAANAGAREVYLIEQPMAAAIGAGLPVTEPSGNMIVDIGGGTSDVAVISLAGIVFAKSVRIGGDKLDEAIIQYVKRKYNLLIGERTAELIKMGIGTAYPTDEVMTMEIKGRDLVAGVPRTLTVSSDEVRDALAEPVNGIVEAVKLTLERTPPELAGDIADRGIVLAGGGALLKNLDTLLREETGLPVFLAEDPLSAVVIGAGKALESLDILRQVCQPG is encoded by the coding sequence ATGTTTGACTGGCTTCACACCCTCTTCTCGCGTGACCTCGCCATCGACCTCGGCACGGCGAACACGCTCATCTACATCCGCGGCCAGGGCATCGTCTCCAACGAGCCCTCGGTGGTGGCCGTCCAGCAGGACGCGCGCGGGGGCAAGAAGGTCCTCGCGGTGGGCAAGGAGGCCAAGGAAATGCTCGGGCGCACCCCGGGCAACATCGTGGCCATCCGGCCGATGAAGGACGGCGTCATCGCGGACTTCGAAATCACGGCCGCGATGCTGCGCTACTTCATCCAGAGCGCGCACAACCGCAAGACGCTGGTGAATCCGCGCATCATCATCGGCATCCCCTCCGGCATCACCGAGGTGGAGCGCCGCGCCGTGCGCGAGGCGGCGGCCAACGCGGGCGCCCGCGAGGTCTACCTCATCGAGCAGCCCATGGCGGCGGCCATTGGCGCGGGCCTCCCGGTGACGGAGCCCAGCGGCAACATGATAGTGGACATCGGCGGTGGCACGTCCGACGTCGCGGTCATCAGCCTGGCCGGCATCGTGTTCGCCAAGAGCGTGCGCATCGGCGGCGACAAGCTGGACGAGGCCATCATCCAGTACGTGAAGCGCAAGTACAACCTGCTCATCGGCGAGCGCACGGCGGAGCTCATCAAGATGGGCATTGGCACCGCGTACCCGACGGACGAGGTCATGACCATGGAGATCAAGGGTCGCGACCTGGTGGCCGGCGTGCCGCGCACGCTGACGGTGTCCAGCGACGAGGTGCGTGACGCGCTGGCGGAGCCCGTCAACGGCATCGTCGAGGCCGTGAAGCTGACGCTGGAGCGCACCCCGCCCGAGCTCGCCGGTGACATCGCCGACCGCGGCATCGTCCTGGCCGGTGGCGGCGCGCTGCTGAAGAACCTGGACACGCTGCTGCGCGAGGAGACGGGCCTCCCGGTGTTCCTCGCCGAGGACCCGCTGTCCGCCGTCGTGATTGGCGCGGGCAAGGCGCTGGAGTCGCTCGACATCCTCCGGCAGGTCTGCCAGCCGGGCTGA
- a CDS encoding glutathione S-transferase family protein: protein MRTLHGISYSPWTEKARWALDHHGVAYRYREHLPLIGEPLLRWRTPRGVKPAVPLLIDDGEPFAGSFVIARRAEELGQGAPLFPAADLPVIQRWEEESDQVLSAARAKVVAALLESRQAQADSLPAFLPVGLRSLLAPSAKLGARFVARKHQTPTDIDAFLQEKVVPALERLREALGGRPYLLSRFSYADVTAALMLQFVRAVDDGYLPLKPGTRAVWSDAALAARFPDLLAWRDGLYAKHRRP from the coding sequence ATGCGCACACTCCATGGAATCAGCTATTCGCCCTGGACGGAGAAGGCCCGCTGGGCGTTGGACCACCACGGCGTCGCCTACCGCTACCGCGAGCACCTGCCGCTCATCGGTGAGCCGCTGCTGCGCTGGCGCACGCCGCGGGGCGTGAAGCCCGCAGTGCCGCTGCTCATCGATGATGGGGAGCCCTTCGCCGGCTCGTTCGTCATCGCGCGGCGCGCGGAGGAGCTGGGGCAGGGGGCGCCGCTCTTCCCCGCGGCGGACCTCCCGGTGATTCAGCGCTGGGAGGAAGAGAGCGACCAGGTGCTCTCCGCGGCGCGCGCCAAGGTGGTGGCGGCGCTGCTGGAGAGCCGCCAGGCGCAGGCGGACAGCCTCCCCGCCTTCCTGCCCGTGGGGCTCCGGTCGCTGCTGGCGCCCTCCGCGAAGCTGGGCGCGCGCTTCGTGGCCCGCAAGCACCAGACGCCCACGGACATCGACGCCTTCCTCCAGGAGAAGGTCGTCCCCGCGCTGGAGCGCCTGCGGGAAGCCCTGGGCGGCCGGCCCTACCTGCTGTCCCGCTTCAGCTACGCGGACGTCACCGCCGCGCTGATGCTCCAGTTCGTGCGGGCGGTGGATGACGGCTACCTGCCGCTGAAGCCGGGCACGCGAGCGGTGTGGAGCGACGCGGCGCTCGCCGCCCGCTTCCCGGACCTGCTGGCGTGGCGGGACGGCCTCTACGCGAAGCACCGCCGCCCCTGA
- a CDS encoding zinc-dependent alcohol dehydrogenase family protein: protein MGGTMKRWQAKQAGRAHLELAEVAIPAPGVGEVLIRVSAVSLNYREKLMLDGGGSATAHQPFTPASDMAGVVVATGAGVHRFKEGARVIANFQTDWVEGPAPRGAVRSLGGNAPGVLAEYVVMPEQWLVAAPTTLDDVRASTLPCAGLTAWTSLVELGGLRPGQTVVTQGTGGVSLFAVQVGAALGAEVIVLSGDEDKLARVKALGAAHGIHRRHTPEWHTAVLELTRGAGADHILELVGGDNLGRSVKALASDGRVSLIGVFEGFESRFPVQPLFMSSGVIQGIFVGHRRGLENLVRAVDRLALKPVVDTVYPLDALPTALEHLDRGPFGKLVITA, encoded by the coding sequence ATGGGCGGAACCATGAAGCGTTGGCAGGCGAAGCAGGCGGGACGGGCGCACCTGGAGCTGGCGGAGGTGGCGATTCCCGCTCCGGGCGTCGGCGAGGTGTTGATTCGCGTGTCTGCCGTTTCCCTCAACTACCGCGAGAAGCTGATGCTCGATGGGGGCGGCTCCGCGACGGCGCATCAGCCCTTCACGCCGGCTTCGGACATGGCGGGCGTGGTGGTGGCGACGGGCGCGGGCGTGCATCGCTTCAAGGAGGGGGCGCGCGTCATCGCCAACTTCCAGACGGACTGGGTGGAGGGGCCCGCGCCGCGTGGGGCGGTGCGCAGCCTGGGCGGCAACGCGCCGGGCGTGCTGGCCGAGTACGTCGTCATGCCGGAGCAGTGGCTCGTGGCTGCGCCCACGACGCTGGATGACGTGCGGGCGAGCACGCTGCCGTGCGCCGGCCTCACCGCGTGGACGTCCCTGGTGGAGCTGGGCGGGCTGCGTCCGGGACAGACGGTGGTGACGCAGGGCACGGGAGGCGTGTCTCTGTTCGCCGTGCAGGTCGGCGCCGCCCTGGGCGCGGAGGTCATCGTGCTGTCCGGGGACGAGGACAAGCTGGCCCGCGTGAAGGCCCTGGGCGCCGCGCACGGCATCCATCGTCGCCACACGCCGGAGTGGCACACGGCGGTGCTCGAGCTGACGCGAGGCGCGGGGGCCGACCACATCCTGGAGTTGGTGGGTGGGGACAACCTGGGCCGCTCGGTGAAGGCGCTCGCGTCGGATGGGCGCGTGTCGCTCATCGGCGTGTTCGAGGGCTTCGAGAGCCGCTTCCCGGTGCAGCCCTTGTTCATGTCCTCCGGCGTCATCCAGGGCATCTTCGTCGGACACCGACGCGGGCTGGAGAACCTGGTGCGCGCGGTGGACCGGCTGGCATTGAAGCCCGTGGTCGACACTGTCTATCCGCTCGATGCGTTGCCCACGGCGCTCGAACACCTGGACCGTGGTCCGTTTGGCAAACTGGTCATCACGGCTTGA
- a CDS encoding LysR family transcriptional regulator → MMDRMGGVFAFVQAVEAGSFALAAERMGLSRSAVGKSIARLEERLETRLFQRTTRRQRLTEDGQAFYERCVRALAELEAAETALDSGRRAPTGRLRVSAPMMFGRHCAAPLLRELVLQHPGLELEMAFSDRMVDLVEEGFDLALRVAPLADHAGLTARRLGVQTMSVCAAPGYLKRRGRPKTLEDLGQHDAVVYGRNGVNKPWRFPDGQGGEQRVVVQARLRFDDVETIMDAAVQGAGLAWLPRWLIAEHLRGGTLVEVLEKQRPYDNEIYAVWPQSKHLTSKVRAAIDLLVARIPERLAPPHR, encoded by the coding sequence ATGATGGACCGGATGGGGGGCGTCTTCGCCTTCGTGCAGGCCGTGGAGGCGGGAAGCTTCGCGCTCGCGGCGGAGCGCATGGGGCTCTCACGTTCGGCCGTGGGGAAGAGCATCGCGCGGCTGGAGGAGCGGCTGGAGACGCGGCTGTTCCAGCGCACCACGCGCCGGCAGCGCCTCACCGAGGACGGCCAGGCCTTCTACGAGCGCTGCGTGCGCGCACTGGCGGAGCTGGAGGCCGCGGAGACGGCCTTGGACTCCGGCCGGCGCGCCCCCACGGGCCGGCTGCGCGTCAGCGCGCCCATGATGTTCGGCCGCCACTGCGCCGCGCCGCTGCTGCGCGAGCTGGTCCTCCAACATCCCGGGCTGGAGCTGGAGATGGCCTTCAGCGACCGGATGGTCGACCTGGTCGAGGAAGGCTTCGACCTGGCCCTCCGCGTCGCACCGCTGGCGGACCACGCGGGGCTGACGGCACGCCGGCTGGGCGTGCAGACGATGTCCGTCTGCGCCGCGCCCGGCTACCTGAAGCGCCGCGGCCGCCCGAAGACGCTCGAGGACCTGGGACAGCACGACGCCGTCGTCTATGGCCGCAACGGCGTCAACAAACCCTGGCGCTTCCCGGACGGCCAAGGCGGCGAGCAGCGCGTCGTCGTCCAGGCGCGGCTGCGCTTCGATGACGTGGAGACCATCATGGACGCCGCCGTGCAGGGGGCCGGGCTGGCGTGGCTCCCCCGCTGGCTCATCGCGGAGCACCTGCGCGGCGGAACGCTCGTCGAGGTGCTGGAGAAGCAGCGCCCCTATGACAATGAAATCTACGCCGTGTGGCCCCAGAGCAAGCACCTGACCTCGAAGGTGCGCGCGGCCATCGACCTCCTCGTCGCGCGCATCCCCGAACGGCTGGCGCCCCCTCACCGCTGA
- a CDS encoding DUF378 domain-containing protein — MAVLAIIGAINWGLIGFFNWNLVNALFGGETRTAMSALSRLIYSIVGLSGVALALTFPWKKSLGATTTTTTPRTDVGFHRRTEVRP, encoded by the coding sequence ATGGCCGTCCTGGCCATCATCGGCGCCATCAACTGGGGCCTGATTGGCTTCTTCAATTGGAACCTCGTGAACGCCCTGTTCGGCGGTGAGACACGAACGGCGATGAGCGCGCTCAGCCGCCTCATCTACTCCATCGTGGGCCTGTCGGGCGTCGCGCTGGCACTCACCTTCCCCTGGAAGAAGAGCCTGGGCGCCACGACGACCACCACCACCCCCAGAACGGACGTGGGGTTCCACCGCAGAACCGAAGTGCGTCCCTGA
- a CDS encoding bestrophin family protein: protein MIVRPHLSSLRLLFAVRGTILPRVLPHVLGIAALSALVVWAYRQGYLHLQISSPAPLSLLGLTLSIFLGFRINASYDRWWEARKQWGALIVELRAFSHEALALLGDDGGVSLAVRRLVKRNIAFAHALAAHLRGYDAREDLTRLLPEPEAARVLASPNRPNALLREQERELAALLREKQLTDITWSELRTRVQALLHVLGACERIRFTPLPFTYTVLLHRTAYLFCLLLPFGLAEALGWFTPVLAAMVAYTFFGLDRLSDELEEPFGTEPNDLALLAMARTVEMNLLEALGEPQPEPLKPRDFILS from the coding sequence GTGATTGTCCGCCCTCACCTCAGCTCGCTCCGGCTCCTCTTCGCCGTGCGTGGGACCATCCTCCCGCGCGTCCTGCCCCACGTCCTGGGCATCGCGGCGCTCTCCGCGCTCGTCGTCTGGGCGTACCGGCAGGGCTACCTGCACCTCCAGATTTCCTCACCGGCGCCGCTGTCCCTGCTGGGCCTCACCCTCTCCATCTTCCTGGGGTTCCGGATCAACGCCAGCTACGACCGCTGGTGGGAGGCCCGGAAGCAATGGGGCGCGCTCATCGTCGAGCTGCGCGCCTTCTCCCATGAGGCCCTCGCGCTGCTGGGTGACGACGGCGGCGTGTCGCTGGCGGTGCGCCGGCTGGTGAAGCGGAACATCGCCTTCGCCCACGCGCTGGCCGCGCACCTGCGCGGGTACGACGCCCGGGAGGACCTCACCCGCCTGCTGCCAGAGCCGGAGGCCGCGCGCGTCCTGGCCAGCCCGAACCGGCCCAACGCCCTGCTGCGCGAGCAGGAGCGCGAGCTGGCCGCGCTCCTCCGGGAGAAGCAGCTCACCGACATCACCTGGAGCGAGCTGCGCACGCGCGTCCAGGCGTTGCTGCATGTGCTCGGCGCCTGCGAGCGCATCCGCTTCACGCCCCTGCCCTTCACGTACACGGTCCTGCTGCACCGCACCGCCTACCTGTTCTGCCTGCTGCTGCCCTTTGGCCTCGCGGAGGCGCTGGGCTGGTTCACGCCCGTGCTGGCCGCGATGGTTGCCTACACCTTCTTCGGGCTCGACCGGCTGAGCGACGAGTTGGAGGAGCCCTTCGGGACGGAGCCCAACGACCTGGCCCTGCTGGCGATGGCCCGCACCGTGGAGATGAACCTGCTGGAGGCGCTGGGCGAACCACAGCCCGAGCCCCTGAAGCCGCGCGACTTCATCCTCTCCTGA
- a CDS encoding VOC family protein, with protein sequence MFGNTQAFSGFSVRDVAAARKFYGETLGLKTSESDGMLTLHLAGGRDILVYPKENHTPATFTILNFPVDDIDQAVDELTRRGVRFERYDGFDANEKGIVRGGMGPPIAWFKDPSGNVLSVLQTK encoded by the coding sequence ATGTTCGGAAACACGCAGGCGTTCAGCGGCTTCTCGGTGCGCGACGTGGCGGCGGCCCGGAAGTTCTACGGCGAGACACTGGGCCTGAAGACGTCCGAGTCGGACGGCATGTTGACGCTGCACCTCGCCGGCGGCCGGGACATCCTCGTCTATCCCAAGGAGAACCACACCCCGGCGACGTTCACGATTCTCAACTTCCCCGTGGACGACATCGACCAGGCGGTGGACGAGCTCACCCGGCGCGGCGTGCGCTTCGAGCGCTACGACGGCTTCGACGCGAACGAGAAGGGCATCGTCCGCGGTGGCATGGGGCCGCCCATCGCCTGGTTCAAGGACCCTTCGGGCAACGTGCTGTCCGTGCTCCAGACGAAGTAG
- a CDS encoding helix-turn-helix domain-containing protein produces MIGPLLKEWRTLRGKSQLALALEAQVSARHLSFLESGRSGASPELVLRLAEALGLGLRDRNALLVAAGFAPQFGERGWHSEELAEIRRAAGLILSSHEPYPAIVVDSTSTVLEANSGALALLGQGREVLGKVNLMDLVFVPGPVRSAIGNWEEIAGYLLHRLREGTRMRGPRSPVATVLARVLAQPGVEALTALRPANAGSVLVPLTFTREGTTTRWYTTLTSFGAPQDALVEEITIEQFHPM; encoded by the coding sequence ATGATTGGACCCCTGCTCAAGGAATGGAGAACGCTGCGCGGCAAGAGCCAACTGGCCCTGGCGCTGGAGGCGCAGGTGTCGGCGCGCCACCTGTCGTTCCTGGAGTCGGGCCGCTCCGGTGCCAGCCCGGAGCTGGTGCTGCGGTTGGCGGAGGCCCTGGGCCTGGGCTTGAGGGACCGCAACGCCCTGCTGGTGGCGGCGGGGTTCGCGCCGCAGTTCGGGGAGCGTGGGTGGCACAGCGAGGAACTGGCGGAGATTCGCCGGGCCGCGGGCCTGATTCTCTCCTCGCATGAGCCGTATCCCGCCATCGTCGTGGATTCGACCTCGACGGTGCTCGAAGCGAACTCCGGGGCGCTCGCGCTGCTCGGGCAGGGGCGCGAGGTCCTGGGGAAGGTGAACCTCATGGACCTGGTCTTCGTGCCAGGGCCCGTGCGCTCGGCCATTGGCAACTGGGAGGAGATTGCCGGGTATCTGCTTCACCGGCTGCGGGAGGGCACGCGCATGCGGGGCCCCCGCTCCCCCGTGGCGACCGTCCTGGCGCGCGTGCTGGCGCAGCCGGGGGTCGAGGCGCTGACGGCCCTGCGTCCCGCCAACGCGGGCTCCGTGCTGGTGCCGCTGACCTTCACCCGGGAGGGCACGACGACGCGCTGGTACACCACGCTCACCAGCTTCGGTGCCCCGCAGGATGCGCTGGTGGAGGAAATCACCATCGAGCAGTTCCACCCGATGTGA
- a CDS encoding type I restriction enzyme HsdR N-terminal domain-containing protein has product MDANHLLELVKRYQDNKAFISNEETAKIALVVPFIRSLGYDPSVPREVRLEYTADFVQGDGKKLPDRMDFAIFDQTGTKPLIVIETKPLGTDLKARAQQLARYLAQLPELHFGIITDGCHYLFFGDLENPNVMDPEPFFTFSLEDTKADWAKVAKFLSKFSREAFNATTLITDAENSRYRQGMIDKLAAALKAPGEHEAFLKWLTEDIYKGKRTTAVMERLADVAKEAIEPTLLRVMGDDFLNKLKERIQRLNEGAEPAVAQDGANVVKADSARPFEAEGRAAPDEKGRAAVETTEAELEFFGVVRDICVKHGAAAEDILFRDTASYFNVSFKRPTKWFARFFSNGKRKSIITWVPVEEARAIAAGFDVEAAPAGLGTSRVFIESVPQVWALKALMTRSLELSKTVRDEAPSPEAAAQEDGKPGLKVISG; this is encoded by the coding sequence ATGGACGCGAATCATCTGCTGGAGCTGGTCAAACGCTATCAGGACAACAAGGCGTTCATCTCCAACGAGGAGACCGCGAAGATCGCGCTGGTCGTCCCGTTCATCCGGAGCCTTGGCTACGACCCGAGCGTCCCGCGTGAGGTCCGCCTGGAGTACACGGCGGACTTCGTCCAGGGCGACGGCAAGAAGCTGCCGGACCGGATGGACTTCGCCATCTTCGACCAGACGGGCACCAAGCCCCTCATCGTCATTGAAACGAAGCCCCTGGGCACCGACCTCAAGGCCCGCGCGCAGCAGCTCGCGCGCTACCTGGCGCAACTGCCGGAGCTGCACTTCGGCATCATCACGGACGGATGCCACTACCTCTTCTTCGGGGACCTGGAGAACCCCAACGTCATGGACCCGGAGCCCTTCTTCACGTTCTCCCTGGAGGACACGAAGGCGGACTGGGCGAAGGTGGCCAAGTTCCTGTCCAAGTTCAGCCGCGAAGCCTTCAACGCGACGACGCTGATTACGGACGCGGAGAACAGCCGCTACCGGCAGGGCATGATTGACAAGCTCGCGGCGGCCTTGAAGGCGCCCGGTGAGCACGAGGCCTTCCTCAAGTGGCTCACGGAGGACATCTACAAGGGCAAGCGGACCACCGCGGTGATGGAGCGGCTCGCGGACGTGGCGAAGGAGGCCATCGAACCGACGCTGCTCCGGGTCATGGGCGATGACTTCCTGAACAAGCTCAAGGAGCGCATCCAGCGCCTCAACGAAGGCGCGGAGCCCGCGGTGGCGCAGGACGGGGCGAACGTGGTGAAGGCGGACTCCGCCAGGCCCTTTGAAGCGGAGGGTCGCGCAGCGCCTGATGAGAAGGGCCGCGCCGCCGTGGAGACCACCGAGGCGGAGCTGGAGTTCTTCGGCGTGGTGCGGGACATCTGCGTCAAGCACGGCGCCGCCGCCGAGGACATCCTCTTCCGGGACACGGCGTCCTACTTCAACGTGTCCTTCAAGCGGCCCACGAAGTGGTTCGCGCGCTTCTTCAGCAATGGCAAGCGCAAGAGCATCATCACCTGGGTGCCGGTGGAGGAGGCCCGCGCCATCGCGGCGGGCTTCGACGTGGAGGCCGCGCCCGCGGGGCTGGGCACCAGCCGCGTCTTCATCGAGTCGGTGCCCCAGGTCTGGGCACTGAAGGCCCTGATGACCCGGAGCCTGGAGCTGTCCAAGACGGTGCGTGACGAAGCACCGTCTCCAGAAGCCGCCGCCCAGGAGGACGGGAAGCCCGGCCTCAAGGTCATCTCCGGCTGA
- a CDS encoding bile acid:sodium symporter family protein: MAVWHVMPPGAAHGHPPGMDIEVTAALGLRHAVEFAVQHLVVLMGFVLGLAVEASAVRHAMRLPAYARGLPTVLLGVPLLAFVLMHVLPLPPLAASIILLMAVSPGVPTVAVAAYRQRGDLSLTVALSLTLSLAAILLLPLSLRLLGDFFPEVFKAPPTRRLLEKVMMPFLVPLVAGWTLRAWRPALARRLLRPMLWLFKTVFACAVLALLVISGPRLHDVTGWMLLGMLVMTLGSALMGHLAGGPSPEDRTALALAAVFGNPSIALAVASANDQGRRLLPFMCVYLVLRTLALVPYFAWNKRRLRQGEEAPRRGPSRHGRA; this comes from the coding sequence GTGGCTGTTTGGCATGTCATGCCCCCGGGGGCCGCGCATGGCCATCCTCCCGGCATGGACATCGAGGTGACGGCCGCGCTGGGCCTGCGGCACGCAGTCGAGTTCGCGGTCCAGCACCTCGTCGTGCTCATGGGCTTCGTCCTCGGCCTCGCGGTGGAGGCGAGCGCCGTGAGGCACGCCATGCGCCTGCCCGCCTACGCGCGGGGGCTTCCCACCGTGTTGCTGGGTGTCCCGCTGCTTGCCTTCGTGCTGATGCACGTCCTTCCGTTGCCGCCACTGGCGGCGAGCATCATCCTGCTGATGGCCGTCAGCCCTGGCGTGCCCACCGTCGCCGTCGCGGCCTACCGGCAGCGCGGAGACCTGAGCCTCACGGTGGCGCTGTCCCTCACGCTGTCACTGGCCGCCATCCTGCTGCTGCCCCTGTCACTCCGGCTGCTCGGCGACTTCTTTCCGGAGGTGTTCAAGGCGCCGCCCACGCGCCGGCTCCTCGAGAAGGTCATGATGCCCTTCCTGGTGCCGCTCGTCGCGGGATGGACCTTGCGCGCGTGGCGTCCGGCCCTGGCCAGGCGCCTGCTGAGGCCCATGCTGTGGCTCTTCAAGACGGTGTTCGCCTGCGCCGTGCTCGCGCTCCTGGTCATCAGTGGCCCGAGGCTGCACGACGTGACGGGCTGGATGCTGCTGGGCATGCTGGTGATGACGCTGGGCTCCGCGCTGATGGGCCATCTGGCGGGCGGCCCCTCGCCCGAGGACCGGACCGCGCTCGCGCTCGCCGCCGTCTTCGGAAATCCCTCCATCGCGCTCGCCGTCGCGAGCGCCAACGACCAGGGCCGGAGGCTGCTCCCCTTCATGTGCGTCTACCTGGTGCTACGCACCCTGGCGCTCGTGCCCTACTTCGCCTGGAACAAGCGCCGCCTCCGCCAGGGCGAGGAGGCGCCCCGGCGAGGCCCCTCGCGCCACGGCCGGGCCTAG